One genomic window of Candidatus Kuenenia stuttgartiensis includes the following:
- a CDS encoding PSP1 domain-containing protein, whose translation MNSIKRGDEVIIRSHRGIEFGTVIAKVREIEDDASVEYLGEVLRKATPEDKEKQKKIDQETIPSESKFCQMKMKEHKLLMKLAYVEHLFGSKKIIFYFLANGRVDFRELVKDLAKEYQARIELKQIGVRDEARLLADYEHCGQELCCRSFLKNLEPVTMKMAKNQKATLDPSKISGRCGRLMCCLRYEDRVYEELKQGLPKKGTSVKTAKGIGEIINHDILQQQVTVELENGSRFTVSTKEITRVVQNKPAPPAQKGKSDCLQSCKEDCGHG comes from the coding sequence ATGAACTCAATAAAAAGGGGTGACGAGGTGATCATCCGCTCTCACAGAGGAATAGAATTTGGCACTGTTATTGCCAAAGTACGTGAAATAGAAGATGATGCATCCGTCGAATATCTTGGGGAAGTTTTGAGAAAAGCAACACCTGAGGATAAAGAAAAGCAGAAAAAAATAGACCAGGAAACCATCCCAAGCGAATCGAAATTTTGCCAAATGAAGATGAAAGAACATAAACTCCTCATGAAACTTGCATACGTAGAGCACTTATTTGGGAGTAAAAAAATCATTTTTTATTTTCTTGCCAATGGACGCGTTGATTTCAGAGAACTGGTAAAGGATCTTGCAAAAGAATATCAGGCGCGAATAGAGTTGAAACAAATTGGCGTACGCGATGAAGCAAGGCTTTTGGCGGATTACGAACACTGCGGGCAGGAACTATGCTGCCGGTCTTTTCTGAAAAACCTGGAACCGGTTACGATGAAAATGGCAAAAAACCAAAAAGCTACCCTGGACCCCTCTAAAATATCGGGGAGATGTGGCAGGTTGATGTGTTGTCTGCGTTACGAGGACCGCGTTTATGAAGAGTTAAAACAAGGACTTCCTAAAAAAGGAACTTCCGTGAAAACCGCAAAAGGCATCGGAGAAATAATCAACCACGATATTTTGCAGCAACAGGTTACTGTGGAATTGGAAAATGGAAGCCGGTTTACCGTTTCCACAAAAGAGATAACCCGGGTGGTACAAAATAAACCTGCACCGCCCGCCCAGAAGGGGAAAAGCGATTGTCTTCAATCCTGCAAAGAGGATTGTGGCCATGGGTAG
- a CDS encoding GDP-L-fucose synthase family protein, whose protein sequence is MDFWINKRTIVTGGAGFLGSFVIEKLKERGCKEIFVPRSKDYDLVENESCKRLYKDAMPDIVIHLAARVGGIGANQSSPGKFFYDNLMMGVQMLEAGRRAGVEKFVSIGTICAYPKFASVPFKEENLWDGYPEETNAPYGLAKKMLLVQSQAYRQQYGFNAIYLLPVNLYGPGDNFDLESSHVIPALIRKCVEAKYFTAVAEAGHFEPSRSQPQPSITVWGTGTPTREFLYVEDAAEGIVLATEKYNKPDPVNLGAGFEISIKDLVGLITKLTDFKGGVVWDTSKPDGQPRRRLDTSKAEKEFGFKARMLFEEGLQKTIDWYIKNRRHHSF, encoded by the coding sequence ATGGATTTCTGGATAAATAAAAGAACAATTGTCACTGGCGGCGCCGGATTTCTCGGCTCCTTTGTTATTGAAAAACTAAAAGAGCGCGGCTGCAAAGAGATATTCGTACCAAGGAGTAAAGACTACGATCTTGTTGAAAATGAATCCTGTAAAAGGCTTTACAAGGATGCCATGCCAGACATTGTCATTCATCTTGCAGCAAGGGTCGGCGGCATAGGTGCTAACCAGTCGAGTCCGGGGAAATTCTTTTACGACAACCTGATGATGGGCGTACAAATGCTGGAGGCTGGAAGACGGGCCGGGGTAGAAAAATTTGTATCCATTGGCACGATTTGCGCTTATCCAAAATTTGCCTCTGTACCATTTAAGGAAGAGAATTTATGGGATGGTTATCCGGAGGAAACAAATGCACCTTATGGATTGGCGAAGAAAATGCTTTTGGTTCAGTCGCAGGCATACAGACAGCAATATGGATTTAATGCTATTTATCTTTTACCGGTAAACCTTTACGGACCTGGAGATAATTTCGATCTTGAATCTTCTCATGTAATCCCGGCTCTTATAAGAAAATGTGTAGAGGCAAAATATTTTACGGCGGTGGCGGAGGCCGGGCACTTTGAACCCTCACGTTCTCAACCTCAACCGTCTATTACCGTTTGGGGCACAGGTACTCCCACCCGGGAATTTCTCTACGTGGAAGATGCTGCGGAAGGGATTGTCCTTGCCACTGAAAAATATAACAAACCAGACCCGGTTAATCTTGGGGCAGGATTTGAGATTTCCATAAAAGATCTGGTAGGATTGATTACTAAACTAACAGACTTCAAAGGAGGGGTTGTCTGGGATACTTCAAAACCCGATGGTCAACCAAGGCGAAGGTTGGATACGTCTAAAGCTGAAAAAGAATTCGGATTTAAAGCGAGGATGCTGTTTGAAGAAGGTTTGCAAAAGACAATTGACTGGTATATCAAAAATAGACGACACCACAGTTTTTAG
- the msrA gene encoding peptide-methionine (S)-S-oxide reductase MsrA, which yields MNNYLIPLFILIVLGINGALCGESKNSDSDTTHKKYEMATFAGGCFWCMQQPFDQLEGVISTAVGYTGGNVENPAYEDVYSGRTGHAEAIEIWYDPSLISYASLLQVFWRNIDPTAMNRQFADVGSQYRTAIFYHTEEQKNLAESSKKELEKSGKFNKPIVTEIVPASAFYKAEEYHQKYYEKNQTQYNRYKYGSGRERYLKEKWEKDAK from the coding sequence ATGAATAATTATTTGATTCCATTATTTATATTAATTGTTTTAGGAATAAATGGCGCATTGTGTGGTGAAAGTAAAAATAGCGATAGTGATACGACTCATAAAAAATATGAAATGGCTACCTTTGCCGGGGGTTGTTTTTGGTGCATGCAGCAGCCCTTCGACCAATTAGAGGGCGTGATTTCCACTGCTGTCGGATATACCGGCGGCAATGTTGAGAATCCTGCCTATGAGGATGTATATTCCGGCAGGACGGGCCATGCAGAAGCGATAGAGATATGGTATGATCCCTCGCTCATTTCTTACGCGTCTCTTTTGCAAGTATTTTGGAGAAATATTGATCCTACTGCAATGAACAGGCAATTTGCTGACGTAGGGTCTCAATACCGAACGGCAATCTTTTATCATACGGAGGAACAGAAAAATCTTGCCGAGTCGTCAAAAAAAGAGTTGGAGAAATCAGGAAAATTTAATAAGCCAATTGTCACGGAAATTGTGCCTGCTTCGGCATTTTACAAGGCGGAAGAGTATCATCAGAAATATTATGAGAAAAACCAGACACAGTACAACAGGTATAAATATGGCTCGGGAAGGGAGCGGTATTTAAAAGAGAAGTGGGAAAAGGACGCAAAGTAA
- the cysC gene encoding adenylyl-sulfate kinase yields the protein MSDQKVTNIKWHHGKITKAHRIDLMKQKGVTIWLTGLSGSGKSTIAVELEHALVENKHQAYILDGDNIRHGLNKNLGFSPEDRAENIRRIGEVAKLFTDANIITITAFISPYKEDRDNARKLQNEGEFIEIYVKCPLNVCEQRDVKGLYKKARTGEIKEFTGISAPYEEPSNPELTIDTSVMPVEESTRAILKYLEENRYVRF from the coding sequence ATGTCAGACCAGAAGGTTACGAACATAAAATGGCATCATGGCAAGATTACAAAGGCGCACAGAATCGATCTGATGAAACAAAAGGGAGTCACTATCTGGCTCACGGGTCTTTCAGGGTCTGGGAAATCCACCATTGCCGTAGAGCTTGAACACGCTCTTGTTGAAAATAAACATCAGGCATATATACTCGATGGCGACAATATACGCCACGGCCTTAATAAGAATCTTGGGTTTTCCCCCGAGGACCGCGCAGAAAATATTCGGCGTATTGGAGAGGTCGCCAAACTTTTTACTGACGCAAATATAATAACAATAACCGCCTTTATCTCTCCCTATAAAGAAGACAGAGATAATGCGAGGAAATTGCAGAACGAAGGGGAATTTATAGAAATTTATGTGAAATGTCCGCTTAACGTGTGCGAACAACGCGATGTAAAGGGTCTCTATAAAAAAGCCAGGACTGGAGAAATAAAAGAATTTACGGGCATATCTGCGCCTTATGAAGAACCCTCCAACCCCGAGCTGACCATTGATACATCGGTAATGCCGGTAGAAGAATCAACCAGAGCTATTTTAAAATACCTCGAAGAAAACAGGTATGTACGATTCTGA
- a CDS encoding IS701 family transposase, with protein sequence MLCDKYLLLILLVTSGINCTCKFFTQSITGAKDLSIFRTNIPLLNKFLEHFASCFTKKQFAMFLLVVYAMFKDYKRNSLEAMAQAVHTDYQKFQYFFSESKWDLPALKQKRMDIIQKQRTTALSKDSILTIDDTGCPKPYAKNTEAAKWQYCGPLKRPETCNVVVGAAFVSKTKHFPLDVIPYLPADEFGEGKNDPKFKDKIQIAMDMFDAASNAFDFSAIAFDTWYASQRFLEHIHAKKKHFFSEIKSNRNISMYHPEKQKYCIIKPDELVTLIKKHYAGKIKYVTLKSADGSEVSYKTYTFDAKLNGCNVPLKFVVILGKWNKEDDKKYHVLITNQLDASVKTVITNYLLRWGIEHCFKELKDTFYFDHYQVRHIDKIERYWNICLISWTFVYWIKQNAYLDKIIETKPSTFNEFKKAINSLLEFSSTNALSKNEKLSQEYFKHYFVKNH encoded by the coding sequence ATGCTTTGCGACAAATATTTACTCTTGATTTTGCTCGTTACTTCCGGTATTAATTGCACTTGTAAATTTTTTACACAATCAATTACCGGAGCAAAGGATTTGAGTATTTTCAGAACAAACATACCGTTATTAAATAAATTTCTTGAACATTTTGCATCGTGTTTTACTAAAAAACAATTTGCAATGTTTCTACTTGTCGTCTACGCAATGTTTAAAGACTATAAAAGAAATTCACTGGAGGCCATGGCGCAAGCCGTTCATACGGATTACCAGAAATTTCAATACTTCTTTTCTGAATCCAAATGGGATTTACCCGCATTAAAGCAGAAAAGAATGGACATTATCCAAAAACAAAGAACCACGGCATTGTCAAAAGACAGCATCCTTACCATAGATGATACCGGATGTCCAAAGCCCTATGCTAAAAATACAGAGGCAGCCAAATGGCAATATTGCGGTCCGCTTAAAAGGCCGGAAACCTGCAATGTTGTTGTTGGCGCGGCATTTGTCTCAAAAACAAAACATTTTCCCCTGGATGTTATTCCCTACCTTCCTGCCGATGAGTTCGGGGAAGGGAAAAATGACCCCAAATTTAAAGACAAAATACAAATAGCAATGGATATGTTTGATGCTGCTTCGAACGCCTTTGATTTTTCAGCTATTGCCTTCGACACATGGTATGCCTCTCAACGGTTTCTCGAACATATTCACGCAAAAAAGAAACACTTTTTTTCAGAAATAAAATCAAACAGAAATATCTCCATGTACCATCCGGAAAAACAAAAATATTGCATAATCAAACCAGATGAGCTCGTGACCCTCATCAAAAAGCATTATGCCGGCAAAATCAAGTATGTTACTTTAAAATCCGCGGATGGAAGTGAAGTCTCCTATAAAACCTACACGTTTGACGCCAAACTGAATGGTTGCAATGTCCCGTTGAAGTTTGTGGTAATTTTGGGAAAATGGAACAAGGAAGATGATAAAAAATATCATGTCCTTATCACCAATCAACTCGACGCCTCTGTAAAAACGGTTATCACAAACTATCTGTTGCGTTGGGGTATTGAACACTGTTTCAAGGAATTGAAGGATACTTTTTATTTCGATCATTATCAGGTAAGGCACATTGACAAGATTGAGCGATATTGGAATATTTGTCTGATCTCATGGACATTCGTTTACTGGATAAAACAAAACGCTTATCTGGATAAAATCATAGAAACAAAACCTTCTACCTTTAATGAATTCAAAAAAGCAATCAATTCCCTGCTTGAATTCTCATCAACAAACGCTTTATCAAAGAACGAAAAACTCTCACAAGAATATTTTAAACATTACTTTGTTAAAAACCACTGA